A stretch of Mycobacterium sp. ELW1 DNA encodes these proteins:
- a CDS encoding mammalian cell entry protein: MEDQQPDTDDVTAESPEDEDADTACKGGDADADTATSRGCLGTWLVTAACAASVLFVGCAAFAGIAVHSYLADRAEAAARMEVARSATGAITALWTYAPDTIDTLPDRAAGFLSGDFDAQYRDFVDAVAAPNKQAQVTNTTDVVGVGVESLDDDEAVAIVFTNTTASSPLTQNIPSLKFVSYRLAMKHQGSRWLVTGMSTISFMDLTPKL; encoded by the coding sequence ATGGAAGATCAGCAGCCTGATACCGATGATGTGACTGCCGAGAGCCCCGAGGACGAGGACGCCGACACCGCCTGTAAAGGTGGCGACGCCGACGCCGACACCGCAACGAGCCGAGGATGTTTGGGCACATGGCTGGTCACTGCGGCCTGCGCGGCGTCAGTGCTGTTCGTCGGTTGCGCAGCATTCGCGGGCATCGCCGTGCATTCCTACCTGGCCGATCGCGCCGAGGCCGCGGCCAGGATGGAGGTCGCCCGCTCCGCGACCGGAGCGATCACCGCGCTATGGACCTACGCCCCCGACACCATCGACACATTGCCCGACCGCGCGGCGGGATTTCTCAGCGGCGACTTCGATGCTCAGTACCGAGACTTTGTCGACGCCGTGGCTGCGCCGAACAAGCAGGCCCAGGTCACCAACACCACCGACGTCGTCGGTGTGGGCGTGGAGTCGTTGGATGACGACGAGGCCGTGGCGATCGTCTTCACCAACACCACCGCCAGCAGCCCGCTCACCCAGAACATTCCCTCGCTGAAGTTCGTGTCCTACCGGCTGGCCATGAAACATCAGGGGTCGCGATGGTTGGTGACCGGTATGTCGACCATCAGCTTCATGGACCTAACGCCGAAGCTCTAA
- a CDS encoding mammalian cell entry protein: protein MDSPTSVPVVRRPRRRGFELVAIFAAITSAAAIIFCTQVLISHQKHWRTTIDDAAALGFVHSFMTEFTSPDPFHANDYTDRISTYATGDFAEQYRANQNQILVEVARAEPTTGTVLDAGVSRRNDDGSIDVLVVTKFTSQAPDGTLLAERANRWVVTATKEGDRQWKISSLIPMM, encoded by the coding sequence TTGGACAGCCCGACCTCTGTTCCCGTTGTGCGGAGGCCACGACGCCGGGGGTTTGAACTCGTCGCGATATTCGCCGCGATCACATCGGCGGCGGCGATCATTTTCTGCACCCAGGTGTTGATTTCTCATCAAAAGCACTGGCGGACAACGATCGACGATGCCGCAGCGCTGGGTTTCGTGCACTCCTTCATGACCGAATTCACCTCCCCGGACCCGTTCCACGCCAACGATTACACCGACCGGATCTCGACCTACGCCACCGGCGACTTCGCAGAGCAGTACCGCGCCAACCAAAACCAGATCCTCGTCGAAGTGGCCAGAGCCGAACCGACCACGGGCACCGTGCTTGATGCGGGAGTCTCACGACGCAACGACGACGGCAGCATCGACGTGCTGGTGGTCACCAAATTCACGTCACAGGCTCCAGACGGCACATTGCTCGCCGAAAGGGCGAACCGATGGGTGGTCACGGCGACAAAGGAAGGGGATCGGCAATGGAAGATCAGCAGCCTGATACCGATGATGTGA
- a CDS encoding Mce protein: MEADAGADGLNAAGETASRLGRRGLIAITAALTLLAGGAAAGGYLALQAHRQSQAMTQAHAAAVAAAKDCVTATQPRDAAAVPSSQQKLTECSTGNFGAQAAWLGAVLIQAYQAVDVQVALPEMHAAVERTNDDGSIVTLVAFRAKVSQPGAADRENSYRVRVTMVPENGQFKIAELDQVAR, from the coding sequence ATGGAAGCAGATGCTGGCGCCGACGGGCTGAACGCCGCTGGTGAGACCGCGTCGCGACTGGGTCGGCGAGGGTTGATCGCCATCACGGCGGCCCTCACGCTGCTGGCCGGCGGCGCCGCAGCCGGCGGGTACCTGGCGCTTCAAGCCCACCGGCAAAGTCAAGCGATGACCCAGGCGCACGCCGCTGCAGTAGCGGCCGCCAAGGACTGTGTCACCGCAACCCAGCCTCGCGACGCGGCTGCGGTACCCAGCAGCCAACAGAAGCTCACCGAGTGCTCGACTGGCAATTTCGGTGCGCAGGCCGCCTGGTTGGGTGCCGTCCTGATCCAGGCCTACCAAGCCGTGGACGTCCAGGTTGCGCTGCCGGAAATGCACGCCGCGGTGGAACGCACCAACGACGACGGTTCGATCGTCACGTTGGTCGCCTTCCGCGCCAAGGTCTCCCAACCCGGTGCCGCGGACAGGGAGAATAGCTACCGGGTGCGGGTGACGATGGTCCCCGAGAACGGCCAGTTCAAAATCGCCGAACTCGACCAGGTGGCCAGGTGA